Proteins co-encoded in one Megalops cyprinoides isolate fMegCyp1 chromosome 1, fMegCyp1.pri, whole genome shotgun sequence genomic window:
- the LOC118793053 gene encoding interleukin-8-like, which produces MEFTLRSSTFLLASVICLQLYQAEVGESMHIILRCACPESNKFIPDALANFTIIEKGAHCPSDEIIVTLQKNNKEVCLSPSERQGQHLLNCWQRINKDESKKAACLRRRRPHKK; this is translated from the exons ATGGAGTTCACACTTAGATCATCAACCTTTCTCCTGGCCTCAGTGATCTGCCTCCAGCTTTACCAAG CTGAAGTGGGAGAAAGCATGCACATTATACTGAGATGTGCATGTCCTGAGAGCAACAAATTTATCCCAGATGCCTTGGCAAACTTTACTATCATTGAAAAAGGAGCACACTGCCCTTCAGATGAAATCAT AGTGACACTACAGAAGAACAACAAGGAGGTGTGTCTGAGCCCAAGTGAAAGACAGGGTCAGCATCTTCTCAACTGCTGGCAAAG gATAAATAAAGATGAAAGCAAAAAGGCTGCATGTCTCCGAAGGAGGAGACCTCATAAAAAGTAA